aaaaaaaatacaccaacacttataaataataaaagattCAAGATTCAAGAGATAAGAAGAAGTTTGGTACAACAAGAGAATAGAAAAAGAACAAAGGATGAAGAAAGAGCCACCAAAACTTAGTCTAAACGATAAATGATATTATCATACATGTGACTTTAAAAAAGTCACATGTTGTAAGCTTAAAATGTGGTGTTGTCAAATAGAGACCCTTATATTTTTGTTAATGTTTGATTTTGCTGATGCAATGATTAATGTTAGGCTTAAACTTCAATTTGAAAAGTACTGACAAGAGAAAAATCGTAAAAGACAACATTAACATGTGTTGTGGCCAATGTTTCTTTAGAGAATAACTCACTTTATTCTGAAACCTAATTCTCTTTACACTAAATAAGATACTATTTGCATGAATTACACATGTACGTGCTTGGTCAAAATTAGCTTAACTACTAGATAAGTTCTTGGATAAGTTTTTTGAAGTAGTTGGAATCATACTCCTAACctatttttttcctttatttacTTTATGTCTTCCAAATGTGtattatttctttctttctttctttttttcttcaaggTTTTATACTCTATTTAATACTTTTTtcgtattttattataaattattttggagaaaaatcgtttattaaattataaattattttacaatattaaaaaattattaataatattttttctacTTTACGaaaaatgctaaccagtgccctcaggacAATATCCAagactttaaaatagtaaatttatctcagtaatctgcgtatttaatatcttggaaattgaaatattaaaaattctataaaatattttcttttttaggaatgcttaaccattgccctgagggcacttgTTAGCAAGACCCCTTTAAATATATACTATACTCTCCGttttattcattaatattttttatactatTAATGGACTTTTCattctttaatttttttgaatattattaaTGAAGGAGAATTTTGTACAAttcttcatattttatatttttaatacttgCCTAAGCTTAAGGAGCGATCATTCCACAAAGTTCTACGCAATAAAATCTCGATTTATACTTTCTTCCTTAACCatatgtttcacaccaaacacaatacttattagcacgccttattccatactctttttgttattttctttttcaaaaattttctcttttttctttctttttcttttctttctttttcgctttttttctttttttttttcttttcacaacctcataCCAACCACGACATATGTAAGCAAACATCCTCTCTCCAACTTGAATACAACCAtcatcataatatgaatactccctactttttaAGGCAAgacaaaaattcaaactataaatcatagttgagggttcaagaaaacaaagaatcaacattcaTACAGAATTGAGAATCAAACGCTCATAGACAACGCATTAAGAAAAAACAttatggacattgacaaaaaggctctaAGGGTattactaatggtcacacactcacaaggtgaattgatatttggctatgatagttgtgctcaaaattaaacaagtgccttgatcactttcgtgcattcacaaaatcaatacaaacgacagattaaacataatagtatccagttaaaacaagaaatgtcggtcactcgcatatatacacaatggaaagcttcctcacatttatgggtaAAAAGGGAGAATTAATGTGATTTAAGTCATgaacaagttatgcaaaaagaatgaatgatatgaaaattgtacaaatgagaaGTCTCATAAACATGCTAGGCTATAGAAAGTGATAAACGATATGTAAATTTTACAAATGagaagtctcctaaacatgctagGCTATAGAAAGTGacaaacgagtaccttgctacgtACAACTTTGAACAATATCATTACCGtacaattggcatgttgaatctatcaaaattggagaattaccaaatgcgtctccaagtaatcgggcaaaaatttgagtctaaacacaaacaaaagaattaaaaataaaactataaaatactatactataaagccttggtgtaagtagGAAAAAGGCTATCCAAGTAAACCATTAAAAAGAATTTACTGGCTGAAAGTTACAGGACACGCGGCTTAGCGCGTGAAGTGCGCTATACCAGTTGCAGAAAAACCAGGACAACAACAAGCAGTCCTAGTGCAACCTCCACTCATCACCTACACatctcattaaaaaaaaaacacaaaatttacaaCCATTGGGGTGCCTCCTAACAAAGGCTTATTTTACGtagttagctcgacgcctttattgtgctcAGGTAGTAACTTTCTCCACGACACGCCAACACTCTCGCctcaacgcaacctaaagaaaatatCCTAACCACACACTTGACAAAATATTACGAAACAATATAATTTACAACAATACGTAAACAACACATATGTGCACAAAGTCGAACAATaagaaaaaacacaatttttacaaaCGGTTTggtgaaaataaataaacaagttgaaaagtgaagatttgtcattaaagagctaatccgagttcaaGTTGTTTAGTCAGCTCACCAAACAAAATCGAAGTGTGTATAACTATACAGAAGTATACAAGTATTAATATATACGATAtctacaaaactcaaaaacaaagaaactatcgcaatgagATCCAAtagaaacaccaatccccggcaacgacgccattttgttgaagctgtagagcggcaagcaacaaaagttttggaaatatttatccgggaatttatcgtctccacagggattagtGCTATTGAATTATCGTTCGACAAAagtttgaattgaattgaattggtaaagcataaaaacggaaaagtaaatatgaacataaaaagaatacattctttggaaagaaataacttatcaggcatgtAAATACACTCACTCGTCACAAATTTAAATCTATCACGCTGTTGCACTCAACTTATAGTACTCGTCCGAATCACCACATACCTCTCACGtcaatgtccatgtctgcaacaccgatgagagttcaaccatattgctctttcgacgatgtctcaaccgatcaaaCAACACATAGGCATTAAACTtaaatattatgtggatgttaacctcAATCCCatctctagaatctaaagctaacaaatatccccctaatcaagacttgtgatgtctatttctacaacaacacaaatccgaaACATTTAAGacaaaagatcaaggaaacaccgataaAGATTTGTAAAGTAAATTTatacaacaaacaaacaaaatccaacaaaagagaaatacacaaaaaagaatgaagaagaaccaaacatctcacgggttGTCAGCTCTGATTGATGAGAAATCTGACTCCGGATCATCTGTATGCAAGCtccaatgttgttttctaagctatctAGACCAAAAAATAAAGTTTGATAGAGTTGGAAACAAATACCggaaaaccataacctaaaaaatatgtTTTCCCCCTATTTATACACTTTGAAACccgcagagcgcgcgtcgcgcgctgggaGGGTGCATCGCGCGTCTGTGTTGTCAAATTTTTTCCAGCTTTAGTAAAattgccataacttgagaaccgtaactccgatttgcgcccgattcgaagtgttggaaagcttattcaatttcctatctaacaatgaataaataacaaccaaattgatgatttcttattctttgattttgagccttattcgttgatgagttgcttaaaatcgcgcgtttgaagcggtgtcttcgactttttattgctcatgctctaaatatgcatcaatacctacaaaatgaatataaaactatcaaacggtacacaaaTACACTAAAACTTAATAATAcacaaagtatacatatttacacaaaaagcGGAGATTATTCACACGATataaacaaaaagtatcgataagtgccacaaattatatatacaaaataacgaTATTGTTAGACTTATCAGTTTGGCTTTATGGCGAGGTTTCCGCCCTTATTATGTTGATTTGTTGTAAACTTTTGAAGCCTCTCGGGTACATCTTATGCTAGAGACGTCGTCTTTTATGTTATATTTCATTTTggttttttagaagaaaaaaaaactaacgaAAAAATAAATTTAGCCAAAATAAATTTATTGTCGTTAAGGGACCAAACCTATACATCAATTAACTTTTTATGGGTGCTATAAAATCTTATCCAAACCGAACATATTTCCAATTCTACTCATTTCCCACTAAAATAAGTCTATGTTTGGTTTCACGTTTGAAACatttagaattgattttggacgcttagaattgattttgatgtGTTTGGTTGATCTCGAGTAGAACTGATTATGCTTtcaagaattgattctacttgaagttaAGATTTGTAACTTTTGATCAAACATGAATtttaaacgtgatttttacactaaaattaattgttcaactcacttttgcaaAAATTTCTTCAAATATAAATCACTTTACTCTTTATTCACTTTTatctaaaatcaattttacataattcactcaaaatcaattttttcttcGCAAAACTCTACACACACTAAATAATCTTTAAACTTGGCATTAGACAACGTTATTTAGTTTTGTTGACGTGGAGGCTGAAACTGTCCATTagttcttttaaaataatttcatttttacATATTACATCATGATGGATATGATATACAATTTATTAACTCTTCAGATGGCAATAGTGTTTTCCGTGAGTTTTTACGATTACTATCACTCGCTACAATTTGGATTCTGTGGACAAAAAGGAATACCAGGTTGTTTAAATCCAAAGTTAGATCTATTGTTCAACTGTTAGATAGAGTTAAATTGCTTTCTTTTTGGTGGCTAAAGGCCAAGtccgtttattttatttctggATCTCATATGTGGTGGAAAAATCTCTTTGTGTGTTTGGCTTTAGGGTGAGGTTGCCGCCCTTATTATGTTGATTTGTTGGAAACTTTTGAAGCCTCTGTGTTACATCTTATGATAGAGAGGTCGTCTTTTATATTATATTTCATTTTGGTTTCTTAGAagaaaaaaactaacaaaaaaataaatttagcCAAAATAAACTTATAATCGATAAGGGACCAAACCTAAACATCAATTAACTTTTTATGGGTGCTATAAAATCTTACCCAAACCTTAACATATTTTCAATTCTACTCATTTCCTACCAAAATAAGTCTATGTTTGGTTTCACGTTTGAGGCatttagaattgattttggacgcttagaattgattttgatgtGTTTGGTTGATCTCGAGCAGAATTGATTATGCTTtcaagaattgattctacttgaagttagaatttgaaacttttgatcaaacatgatttttaaacgtaatttttacactgaaatttattgttcaactcacttttgcaagaatttctccaaacataaatcactttatatttaactcacttttatctataatcaattttacataatcaattcactcaaaatcaatttttttcaccgCACAACTAAACACACACTACATAATCTTTAAACGTGGCATTAGACAATCTTGTTTTGTTTCGTTGACATGGAGGCTGAAGCTTTGTCCATTagttcttttaaaataatttcatttgTACATAATTACACCATATGGATATGACATGGGCAGTCATTCTTATCCTCCATGTCATCAAATAGTCGGAAAcaataaataattctaaaatgatatttatttagaaataagttattattttaataattcattaattaaattaagctatttcttattttattttggaattgaattcatataaaacatatttatttagAATTAAAGCGCACACAAAATAAATCCATACAAAAAAGTCGTGTTAAtcgtaataaaaaacaaattttctttCTTAAAAATAAAACGTTACTGACCTACCTTTCATTACCCCACGAAAACGACACTACGATGTCCTAACTTTCTATATATACTTTTCAGAATTTTAGGAATTGTAAAAAAAAGGATATTCACAAAAGAAAAATGATCCACCACGTGTGAGGTTCTAATTCGTCAAACTACATATACAAGAGAACCTTCGTCATCGTTCAATTCTATTTTCCATCTTCAACTTCATCGTCCTTCTCTGCATATTCCTTCGCACCTTCTTTCACCTTCgtgtgtatgtatgtatgcaCCTTGATTTTcacacatacatacatacacacaTAATCTTCTAACCGTTTTTCGTTAATTTCTCTCTGCATTTTGTTGAATCCCTAACTATTTgcgattcaattcaattcaagttTTGATAATCATGGACGGTTTAGTCAACGGCGTTAACGGTGTAGTTGAACACGTTGAGAAGCTCATTATTGATACTGACCCTGGGATCGGTTTGTTTCATTTCTTTTATATTTGAATTGTGAATTTGGATGGAATTGGTTTGATTTTTGTGTTAATTTTGATTAGATTAGAGGTGATTATCATGAGGTTGAATGAAATTTGATGTTAGAAGTTTATAATTATGATTTCTGGATGTGCTTGTTTGTTTACGGTTGATTCTATGTGGTTGAAAATAGAAATATAGTTTTACTTGATTTGTGAAGTTTTGCATGAGAAGTGTTTTTTTACTGTGAATTGATCTGAGATTCTGTTGGTAGAATAGAGATGATGTTTTTGTGATTATGCAGATGATAGTATGGCGATTATGATGGCATTTCGTTGTCCTGAGGTGGAGGTGGTGGGTTTGACAACGGTTTTTGGTAATGCGCAGACCGAAGATGCCACACGTAATGCATTGCTTTTGGTACGGGGTTTTTTTTTATTCTGGATGATGAATATTGATTCTGGAAAATCATGTGTTTTTTAATGTTTATGGAATATGTTCTTGATTGTGTTTTAAATGTGCAAAAAGGATAGTGTGAGATTGCAGGCCGTCAAGATCTTCCTGTTGCAGAGGGAAGCGTTGAGCCATTGAAggtatctatctatctatctagtTTTgaccttttttttttgcttctctgCTGTCAATTTAGTCGATATAAAGTTTTTTTAGATGTGTGATTTGCGTCCTTTCCTTGCCCCGTCTCACAACTTTTATTTGATTATGTCTTTCtagtaataataattatgatTTGTTGTATTTTTTTCGAAATAGGGTGGTAGGCCCCGTGTTGCCGATTTTGTTCATGGTAAAGATGGATTAGGGAACATATTCTTACCTGATCCTAAAGCTAATAAAATTGACAAAAGTGCTAGTGAGTTTTTAGTGGAGAAGGTATCTGAAAGTCCCGGTGAAGTAACTGTGCTAGCACTTGGACCACTTACAAACATAGCTCTAGTAAGTTGCATACTTCTGTCTTGTACTTTATGGTCCTGGCCTTGGACCTTGGCAATTTCAACTTACAATGCTATACATTTTTTGATCTGATGTTCTATCTTTTTGTTTTAGGCAATCAAAAGAGATTCATCTTTTGCAAGCAAGGTGAAGAGAATAGTTGTACTTGGTGGTGCATTCTTTGCCTTGGGAAATGTCAATCCAGCTGCAGAAGCAAATGTAAGTCCTAGAGTTCTGTTTGCTATGTTTCCTGCAATAAAGTTTTTTGTCTGCTTGAAAATTATCAtgtagaaaatatatatatatccagTTGTGAGTTCCTCTTGCttcacaaaacaacaacaacaaccaagctttATCCCACTAATTagggtcggctacatggatcaattTATGCCATAATGTTATATCGAGGATCATGCATCACAATTCCATGAATTATTTTAACTGTGTTTATATATCCTATTTCATTCTCTAATTTTTCGCCTTAAAAAAAGTATAACTGTATTTTTTATTAGTGCTGTCAAATTGCAACACTAAAGCTCTGCAACATATTGGAATTTGAACAGATCGCTAATGCCTGTGATCCAAATATGTCTCCACCACTGTTGTCGGATATAAGTTATAGCACTGTTATATTACTATAGCATAGTGAAATTTTTTAGCAAAGTGTTTTTGTATGCCATCCACAACTTATAacactgatttggttgttgatcGACTTGTGCAATTATGTTGAGGGTAGTAGTAATTTATGGGGTTAAAACTAAACCTTCATTTATTTGTATGTTGTTTTTGAGGAAATTCATCTCTTTGTATGTTGATTGTATATGGCGTGCCCCAAAATGCAGTTTACTGTAGTAACTCCTAAAAGTTTGTGAATGAGGGCCTTACATGTATAAACCAATAAACAATCTACACTTTTATGAAAAGTAAGCGCCCTTTTGGCTTCTTGACATTAAGGACTGCATATTATCCATTCACTCTGCACTATATATATTGATTCTCAAGCATATTATCCATTCACTCTGTACTATAAATTGATTCTCAAGCATATTATTTTCTAAGGGGAGTGgttatagaaaataaataaatggaatCATTTTAGTCTAATACAATCTCATATTATATTGGTCTTAATCCTGATGACTATTCATAAACTTGCAGATATATGGAGACCCAGAAGCAGCAGATATTGTGTTTACTTCTGGGgcagatgttgttgttgttggcatTAACATCACAACCCAAGTGCAACTTACAGGTGGGGTTGTAATCCCAATTGGCAACAATTTCTATGCTACCTTTTACTATTAGTTATTATTCTGGAAAGTAAACTTTTTCGGTTGGTTTCAGATGCTGATCTCCTTGAACTGAAGGAATCAAAAGGAAAGCATGCATCTCTTTTAAGTGACATGTGCAAATTCTATAGGGATTGGCATGTAAAATCCGATGGTGTCTATGGTAACTTTTCATACTGTTTTGATGCTGCAAATTATGCTGTTAAGGAATACACATCTTGAACTAACTAAAGTTGACAGGAGAATAATAATTTGATTTCTTCTTTCAGGAATATTCCTACACGACCCTGTTAGTTTTGTGGCAGTTGTGCGTCCAGATCTTTTCACATACAAGAAAGGAGTAGTGAGGGTAGAGACACAAGGCCTCTGTGTTGGACATACACTTCTAGACCAAGGACTAAAAAGGTTTCTCCATACTTGAAACTATTATTCTTGTTCACTCTTTTTGGTGCTAATATTTTAATGCTCAACATAATTGGGTTCATTTCATACAGATGGAATACGAGCAACCCATGGACGGGTTATTCGCCAATTTCAGTAGCTTGGACTGTAAATGTTGATGGGGTTCTTAGTTACATTAAGGAGTTGTTGATGAAACCCTGAAGAATAGGCATTTGTACATGTCAAAGCTTTGGAAAAAGTTATGTATaagtttattcaatttatttcaCTAATTGTCAGTTAGAACTTTGGGTATCAAGGGCTCATAGTAGTTCCCCTCATCTTCAGGGCGATGGGTCCTTGTCCCTTTCAATATTAGAAGTTCATGTACCAATAAAATTCTCTTTACAAGTTTTGCAATTATCCTATTCACTAGTTGTTTAAAAGACTGATTATAATTCTCTTTACAAGTTCTGATAGTTTTGCAATTATCGTATCGTATTCATAGAGACTAGTTGTTTTAAAGATTGTTTAACAATTTTTAATATCTTTAGTAGAAAAGGGTTGTGTATTTGTTGTGATGcgtgaaaataaattatataaaaataaatgacagAAAGTTAAATGGAGATTTTGGCGTTAAATGTAAGAAATTTGTTGGGGGGATAGATTTTATCATTACATGTTTATCATGCACATCCATAGGTCAGTAATATGTGTCTATACTCAGTTATTAATATTATCACATGTTACTCTTATTCGTATCTCATTTTGATCTCAACAACAAGAGATCGGTGCATTACCTAATAGTTTGATATATCGGCTATTAACCAACACAATATTAAGCTCCAATAGTTAAAAACTATCAAGAGTCCCCACCGATTCATACAACAGTACTTGCAGATATTGATGCTAACCCTATCTCTAAGCGCTAGTATCAAATAGATAATTATCTTGAATCTATTAATGACAAACACCTTTCGATGTCATGTCACCCCATGAAATAATGATTTAGGTGGCAAAGTTAAAACAAGTATTAATATTAAAGAGTCATACATGAATATAAAGATTACATATAACATGAACCAAATTTTTTAAAAGAGAGATATAATATTATTTGTTATCTCTGGTACAATAGTGGTGAACATTTGAGGAATGATCCAAATACTTCTTTGTATTAGAAGATATTGAATATTAGTAGTTTTTAGGTACTTATAGTTGATCCAAAAGATCAATGAAGTCTTTCATTttataacctaattaattttcatgttttttaTTTTCCACATAGCAGATCTTCAATATAATTCAAAGTATGCTTTAAACCAAATCATATAGAGGAAGATATGTGATGCTTAATAGGTTGTtttttcttgaagttcttgattaTAAGCGTAATGATCCATTGCTTGTTAGTTTTGATCATGCTCCATCAAATAGCGAGACATCCTAATTTATTTATACTCTTAATTTTCTTCAAATCAAGTTTACCTATAGAGATAAGAGTACAACTTTATCCCATAAGATAGTGACAAGTTTTCTTGTGTGAAAATTTCGTCTCCACACAAAGTTTCATATGTAACTATCCATTCTATTCAAAATGGCCATTGTCCATTCATAGATTTTGAGACAACTTAAAGATGTATGACTCTAGGCTTGCCTCTTAATATAGGTACTTCAAGGTAGTCAAAAAGGGTTTGATCAATGTTAAAGCCAAACATAGTAGTTAAGTTGTTGAACCTAGTATGGTTGAATATCCTCTAATTATCTTGCACTTGATATGGGGAATATCTTGTCATGAGTTTGTCCATATTATTGAAGAAGATTTTGGATGCTTGTTGCCTTCATCCTAGTAGCTAATAATGACTGTATTACCTGAAGTTTTGTAATTACTTTTTACTTGCTCCTCCACCACTCTAACTATTTGTCAATTGAAAGCTTCCTATATAATGCAAAAGAAAAGAGGAGATAAACGATCTCCCTATCTCAAACCTATATAAATTTTTAAGAAAACCTATGACTTTTTCATTGAAGAGTTGTTTTATAGATGTTTAAATTTATGAGACTAATAATTTGTAGTTACAATGACTacatattttaaacaaaaaaaaatacaatattatCTAAATATATATCACAATAATTTAAATCAAACTCAAAATTAAGCAAAAGAGAATAATTTTACATGTTAgtgaaataagaaaaaaatacaaacaatattaataaaaaaaaaaatcaaaaaaaatgaaaatgtcagaagtgggatttgaacccacgccctctttcGAAGACCAGAACTTGAGTCTGGCGCCTTAGACCACTCGGCCATCCTGACTTATGTTGTTAATTTTGTTAAAtgcaataatatatattattactcCATCCTCTCATAAAAAGTGTCTCATatgcattttttttttgtctCAAAACAATTGTCCTTTCACGTTACtaatgtaatatttattattatttttccactactatacccctatttattaactttcactttATTCAACCGTTCTATTCACTACAACAAATAAGGTATTCTAGTAATTGATATTAGTTTTAacattaaaaccaacacatctaattattttcttaagaATCGCGCATTGCTCAAATGAGACATtttttatgagacggagggagtaacatcttataccattattaatattaaaaaacatttaattttgtATGAGAAAGAGATATTATGTATGATTTTCATTAATTAGTATCAAGAGtaataaataatagaatatacATTAAGGGGAAAATCATAATGTTGTTCTAAACTAAATCtattaagaaaagaaaagggaaaattaatatctgaaggtagagaaaaacacaagaaaggggattTAAATTGGATTTTCCAAACTTtcccttttaaaaaaatatctatttAAGATAAACATTAGCGTATGCAATAAAGAGAAAGATGACATATTCATTTATCCAAGTTCCCCTTAGAAAAGGTTAGTCCTTTCACCCGTCAAGGTGAAAGAGAGTAGTCTTTCTGACGACAGCATTTCTGATAATTCTTTAGACAACAGTCCTAAATCATACAGAGCTTTATGGTCTACACACTCAAGAAAACAttagaaacaaaattatttacatataaaatatatgtgttgttattATCAGAACTTAGAGATAAAGTGtagaaacaaatcttgttctaacaagatcTAGTGCATAGATTAAGGGAAAATTGTCAATTCTCTAACCCTCTAATGTTGAATC
The Vicia villosa cultivar HV-30 ecotype Madison, WI linkage group LG6, Vvil1.0, whole genome shotgun sequence genome window above contains:
- the LOC131610981 gene encoding uridine nucleosidase 1; translation: MDGLVNGVNGVVEHVEKLIIDTDPGIDDSMAIMMAFRCPEVEVVGLTTVFGNAQTEDATRNALLLCEIAGRQDLPVAEGSVEPLKGGRPRVADFVHGKDGLGNIFLPDPKANKIDKSASEFLVEKVSESPGEVTVLALGPLTNIALAIKRDSSFASKVKRIVVLGGAFFALGNVNPAAEANIYGDPEAADIVFTSGADVVVVGINITTQVQLTDADLLELKESKGKHASLLSDMCKFYRDWHVKSDGVYGIFLHDPVSFVAVVRPDLFTYKKGVVRVETQGLCVGHTLLDQGLKRWNTSNPWTGYSPISVAWTVNVDGVLSYIKELLMKP